DNA sequence from the Thunnus maccoyii chromosome 7, fThuMac1.1, whole genome shotgun sequence genome:
CCGTGGTTTTGACAAATGCTCAAATTGCATCTTTGGAATTTAACATATAGTTTTTAATGTACTTACTCTCCAGATCTCCAAAGCCTTTCTCATAATTTTCCCATGTCTGGTCAAAGTCCACTGAACCATCAACCCTGCGTTGGATGACAGTTGAACCTCCATCTATAGAATGGATGGGAAGTATATTTCAATTGAAGGTGCTGTTGTACAAGTTATACACAACTCTACACAAGGATCAGGAAGCAGCCTCATCATAGATAATGTGAAAGGGATATCCACCCTATTGTCTGCCCCTTTGGGTACATTTTCCTGTGGCTATTTAGTTTGATAACCTTTTGGTTTTTTGTTCCTTCCTTGCTGAATGGAGACATGTACTTAAATGCCAAAGTTACATCTTATAAATGTCAACGCCTctgaatacaaaaacattttgatgcCGTCACGAAAAGGCTGAAGGCTCACTCACCTGAACCCATTTCACAATAAACATTGAAAGGCTCAGATTGGTTTGGCTTGATAACATAAATTCCACTGTTGGCCTCTTCTCTGTCAAATAGCTCGCTGCAGTCCATGGGGATATCTAAAACACAGTgaagaaagtaaaaatgaatGCATCCAAATTTCCCAACAACATTTgcattattcttttattttaatatatttcatttttagtctaactttttaaaaaagcaataacaCACGATTGAATAATGTTACCATTTCTGTCCAGGCCAGTTGAGTTTCCTGTCAGATATTCAAACATATCTGTAGCTGTTGGGTCTGAATCCATTGGCTTATCGACTGTATCTTGAAAACTGTCATAGCTGAGCTGAAAGACAATGCAAATTAATTGttatattaaattattgttAAATTGTAATATTAGTTAAATTATGTTGTCAACCCTAGAGAAAGCTGAGTCCCCTCCCTCCATACATTTCCTAAAGAAGAATTTTATATAAACTGTTTGACACAACATGGGAAAATCTTGTAGCTTATTTGACACTGGTCGTTTACCTTTTCCTCCAGGTTTTTAATCTTCATTTTCTGGTGGTCAAGCTGATCATGCTGCTCTTTAACAGCTTTCAGTAGATTTGTGATTGTTTTATCTTGAGTTTCAATCACCTCCTGAAATGCAAagttaaaacattaattatcaCCTTTATCTGTTATAcctttttatatgtattttagtTCACATATGTTTTAGAGCAACTATTCAGTGATTAAAGTTGAACACATTATTAACTGCCAGTTGGGGCAGTTTTTAATGGGCAACACTAGAAATTCTATCATTAACAATGACAAGAAACAGAACACAAAAAGTAGCTTTCCTGCTGCAAGTAtaagtatatatgtgtgtgtattcttaTAGCCTGTATgtttcatgtactgtattttgacgACACCCAAGTGGAATTGGATAAAGTAGTGCAACAGATAGTTAGGACACATATCTCAATGATAATTATCGTGTTGTTATCCAAGGTAGTTCAAAGTTAATCAAGTGAGTTAATTTCCATTATTTACTGGATTTGAGAGAACCTTTTTGGTGCAGTAGTGATACGTCTGTTCACCATTCACTTCTTTTGATATCTTCCACAAACGCTTGCGTGCAAATGCTTGAATTAGAAATTCTGAGGAACCACATCAGCACTTGTTAGCTTCTTACCTTAAGTGCTGTGATTTCACTGAGCTGGTCAGCATGGACCAGGCTCTGCGACAGTCCCTTCAGCCTTTCCTCAAGGCTCCCCACCTTGCTCTGCAGCTGTGTACGCTCCTGCACGATGCTGTTGATCTTAGAGTTGATTTCCAGTGACAAGTTCTTGATCTCCTCATTGTTGGCTTTCAAGAAACTGGTtgtcttcttcagctcctcctcttcctccttgaTCTCTGATGTGACCACCGAGAGCTGGTAGAAAGAACGGtcaaaaatgttcaactttTGGAAGATGTCATTGATTTGGCCCTTGGTCTTGTGGACGAACTCCCGTAAACTCTGGCCTAGCTGAAGGAGGCCGTTTGCAAGTAGGCGAACATCATCCAGCATAGCAAAGCGAGACTTTGCCCCGGTTGGGTTTGGTGCTGTGGTGAAGGCCAGGGAGGGCAGAGTGGGGCTGTCATCTCCACCTGAAGTTTCCAGAGGGAGAACAGCAGTGGAACTGGttaacagcagcaacagacaAAACAGCTTCATCATGATTTCCTTGTCCAGTCCTGGATTATGGAATAGCAGTAATTTTCTAACTAACAGTAGCTATTTCACAGCTCTTGCTTTCCTCTACTGCCTCTTGCTCTGTTTTTCTGC
Encoded proteins:
- the angptl3 gene encoding angiopoietin-related protein 3, whose translation is MMKLFCLLLLLTSSTAVLPLETSGGDDSPTLPSLAFTTAPNPTGAKSRFAMLDDVRLLANGLLQLGQSLREFVHKTKGQINDIFQKLNIFDRSFYQLSVVTSEIKEEEEELKKTTSFLKANNEEIKNLSLEINSKINSIVQERTQLQSKVGSLEERLKGLSQSLVHADQLSEITALKEVIETQDKTITNLLKAVKEQHDQLDHQKMKIKNLEEKLSYDSFQDTVDKPMDSDPTATDMFEYLTGNSTGLDRNDIPMDCSELFDREEANSGIYVIKPNQSEPFNVYCEMGSDGGSTVIQRRVDGSVDFDQTWENYEKGFGDLEKDFWLGLKKIHSLTQQGVYILRIDVEDWKEEKHWAEYRFSLEGPSNHYTLHLSNFSGDLADAMANSTGMSFFTKDRNDDTKRNCARNYTGGWWFSGCGETNLNGRYLWLRARGRSVRRKGIYWKPGNGPLYSLKMTKITIRPARTTEGFN